In a single window of the Streptomyces sp. NBC_00285 genome:
- a CDS encoding lysophospholipid acyltransferase family protein: MADAKVIPFDDDRSRAGAVQRPSRRRSAGSRRKGPEPGLVREVQPLPSRPSAQDDVPVTREEQPPQQANDEGGLERRIAGGLAFLRRRLTGDYEVDDFGYDEELTDQVLMSLLRPLYEKYFRVEVKGVENIPAEGGALIVANHSGTLPLDGLMMQVAVHDHHPANRHLRLLAADLVFMLPVVNELARKAGHTLACSEDAERLLGRGELVGVMPEGFKGIGKPFSERYKLQRFGRGGFVSTALRQRTPIIPCSIVGAEEIYPMIGNAKTLARLLGFPYFPLTPTFPWLGPLGAVPLPTKWTIQFGEPIHTDGYPPEAAEDPMLMFNLTDQVREQIQHTLYKLLVQRRSVFF; the protein is encoded by the coding sequence ATGGCGGACGCCAAGGTCATTCCGTTCGACGACGACCGGTCCCGCGCAGGCGCCGTACAGCGGCCGTCGCGGCGCCGGAGCGCGGGGAGCCGGCGCAAGGGCCCCGAGCCCGGGCTGGTCCGTGAGGTCCAGCCCCTGCCCAGCAGGCCTTCCGCGCAGGATGATGTTCCTGTGACGCGTGAGGAACAGCCGCCGCAGCAGGCGAACGACGAAGGCGGCCTGGAGCGACGGATCGCCGGGGGCCTGGCCTTCCTGCGCCGCCGGCTCACCGGGGACTACGAGGTCGACGACTTCGGCTACGACGAGGAACTCACCGACCAGGTGCTGATGTCCTTGCTGCGACCGTTGTACGAGAAGTACTTCCGGGTCGAGGTGAAGGGCGTCGAGAACATTCCGGCGGAGGGCGGCGCGCTGATCGTCGCCAACCACTCCGGGACGCTGCCGCTGGACGGCCTGATGATGCAGGTCGCCGTCCACGACCACCACCCCGCGAACCGGCATCTACGGCTGCTGGCCGCGGACCTGGTGTTCATGCTGCCCGTGGTCAACGAACTCGCCCGCAAGGCCGGTCACACCCTCGCCTGCTCCGAGGACGCCGAGCGGCTGCTGGGGCGCGGTGAGCTGGTCGGCGTGATGCCGGAGGGCTTCAAGGGCATCGGCAAGCCCTTCAGCGAGCGCTACAAGCTCCAGCGCTTCGGCCGGGGCGGCTTCGTCTCCACGGCCCTGCGCCAGCGGACCCCGATCATTCCGTGCTCGATCGTCGGCGCGGAGGAGATCTACCCGATGATCGGCAACGCGAAGACGCTGGCCCGTCTGCTGGGCTTCCCGTACTTCCCGCTGACGCCGACGTTCCCGTGGCTGGGTCCGCTGGGGGCGGTTCCGTTGCCGACGAAGTGGACGATCCAGTTCGGTGAGCCGATCCACACGGACGGTTATCCGCCGGAGGCCGCCGAGGATCCGATGCTGATGTTCAACCTGACCGACCAGGTGAGGGAGCAGATCCAGCACACGCTCTACAAGTTGCTGGTGCAGCGGCGGTCTGTTTTTTTCTGA